From the genome of Vibrio porteresiae DSM 19223, one region includes:
- a CDS encoding PTS transporter subunit EIIC, with the protein MAYEQLAKEILGGVGGKANVQSLVHCATRLRFKLNSIEKADKEQVKALDGVIAAVESGGQFQVVIGNHVGQVFQAVQAEMGGLVAAKEADALKDKQNALSVFIDIISGIFTPMIGIMAATGILKGLLALSLACGWLTAQSGTYQILFATSDSLFYFFPLALGYTAGTKFGCNPFLSLAIGGALVHPTMMAAFNASHAADYQGLDFFGIPVTFMNYASSVIPIIFATWLCSILEKRFNQWLPSAIRNFVTPLICLVIVVPLTFLVIGPISTDISEMLASAYQFVYGASPVIAGVVMGACWQIFVIFGLHWGFVPIFMNNLSVLGADSMVPLLLPAVFGQAGAALGVFLYIRDQKAKAIAGSAFIAGLFGITEPAIYGVNLPRKKPFAIGCISGAIGGAVVGFYQAHVYSFGFPSVLAFPQFIPPTGVDVSVWAVIGGGFLAMILATVLTFLFARDKSANQAVHSSQRTAGVTAK; encoded by the coding sequence ATGGCGTATGAACAGTTAGCAAAAGAGATTCTTGGTGGAGTGGGCGGCAAAGCAAACGTCCAAAGTTTGGTGCATTGTGCAACACGTCTGCGTTTCAAATTGAATAGCATAGAAAAGGCTGATAAAGAGCAAGTCAAAGCGCTTGATGGGGTGATTGCTGCGGTGGAAAGTGGTGGTCAATTCCAAGTGGTGATTGGTAACCACGTAGGCCAAGTATTCCAAGCCGTACAAGCTGAAATGGGTGGGCTAGTTGCCGCTAAAGAGGCTGATGCACTTAAAGATAAACAAAATGCACTGAGTGTATTTATCGACATCATCTCCGGAATTTTCACCCCGATGATCGGCATTATGGCGGCGACCGGTATTTTAAAAGGGTTGCTAGCACTCTCTTTAGCCTGTGGTTGGTTAACGGCTCAATCGGGCACTTATCAAATCTTGTTTGCTACCAGTGACTCGCTGTTCTATTTCTTCCCACTGGCTTTGGGCTACACAGCGGGGACTAAGTTTGGTTGTAATCCATTTTTGTCTCTCGCGATTGGTGGTGCGTTGGTACATCCAACGATGATGGCCGCGTTTAATGCTTCGCATGCTGCGGATTATCAAGGTCTGGATTTCTTCGGTATTCCTGTGACCTTCATGAATTATGCGTCATCCGTTATTCCTATTATTTTCGCGACTTGGCTGTGCTCGATTCTGGAAAAACGTTTCAACCAATGGCTACCAAGTGCCATTCGTAATTTCGTGACTCCACTGATTTGTTTGGTGATTGTGGTGCCTTTGACCTTCTTGGTGATCGGTCCTATCTCTACTGACATCAGTGAAATGTTAGCGAGTGCATATCAATTTGTTTATGGTGCTAGCCCTGTTATAGCTGGTGTCGTCATGGGGGCGTGTTGGCAAATCTTTGTTATTTTTGGTTTGCATTGGGGCTTTGTACCTATTTTTATGAATAACCTGAGCGTGTTAGGTGCTGACTCTATGGTTCCATTGCTGCTACCTGCTGTATTTGGACAAGCAGGGGCGGCACTGGGTGTGTTCCTTTACATCCGCGATCAGAAAGCAAAAGCGATTGCTGGTTCTGCCTTTATCGCAGGCCTATTTGGTATCACTGAACCTGCTATTTACGGGGTGAACTTACCACGTAAAAAACCGTTCGCGATTGGCTGTATCAGCGGTGCAATCGGTGGGGCGGTGGTCGGCTTCTATCAAGCGCATGTCTACTCTTTTGGTTTCCCAAGTGTTTTGGCTTTCCCGCAATTTATTCCACCAACAGGTGTTGATGTGTCTGTATGGGCGGTTATTGGCGGCGGCTTCTTAGCCATGATCTTGGCAACCGTGTTGACCTTCCTGTTTGCTCGGGATAAGTCGGCAAATCAAGCCGTTCATTCTTCACAACGCACCGCTGGTGTAACAGCAAAATAA
- a CDS encoding glycoside hydrolase family 1 protein has product MSFQFPKSFLWGGAIAANQVEGAYLTDGKGLSTSDVQPHGAFGELVERQAGDFNIKDVAIDFYHRYPEDIALFSEMGFTCLRLSIAWSRIYPNGNDAEPNEAGLAYYDKVFDELEKHNITPLVTLSHYEMPLNLAQKYHGWASREVIGFFTQYAETVFKRFGHRVKRWLTFNEINVTLHEPFTGSGLPRDCTEQTRFQAIHHQLVASAKAVKLCHDMIPDAQIGNMILGAMLYPLTCNPNDMMQTLKQNREWLMFGDIQTRGYYPSYMTRKFKEMGVELNITEDDKESLKETIDFVSFSYYMTGCASADPAEAAKADANMLQMLSNPYLKASEWGWQIDPVGLRYLLNFLYDRYQKPLFIVENGLGAKDVVNANGDIEDDYRIAYLNDHLYQVGEAIQDGVEVMGYTSWGPIDLVSASTAQLSKRYGFIYVDRNDDNEGTLARKPKKSFYWYKDVIQSRGANLAAPE; this is encoded by the coding sequence ATGAGTTTTCAATTTCCCAAGTCATTTTTATGGGGTGGTGCCATTGCTGCGAACCAGGTTGAAGGTGCGTATTTAACCGATGGTAAAGGGCTGTCTACATCAGATGTTCAACCACATGGCGCGTTTGGCGAACTAGTAGAACGCCAAGCGGGTGACTTCAATATCAAAGACGTGGCGATCGATTTTTACCATCGCTACCCAGAAGATATCGCACTGTTCTCTGAAATGGGCTTTACCTGTTTGCGTCTGTCTATTGCATGGTCACGTATTTACCCGAATGGTAATGATGCAGAGCCAAACGAGGCGGGTCTTGCCTATTACGACAAAGTGTTTGATGAGTTAGAAAAACACAACATCACCCCATTAGTGACGCTTTCCCACTATGAAATGCCGCTGAATTTGGCGCAAAAATACCATGGTTGGGCAAGTCGTGAGGTGATTGGTTTCTTTACTCAATACGCCGAAACCGTATTCAAACGTTTCGGTCATCGTGTGAAACGTTGGCTGACGTTTAACGAAATCAACGTGACATTACATGAACCCTTTACTGGTTCTGGCTTACCTCGTGATTGTACTGAACAAACGCGTTTCCAAGCCATTCACCACCAATTGGTTGCCAGTGCGAAAGCGGTGAAATTATGTCATGACATGATTCCAGATGCGCAAATCGGCAACATGATTTTGGGGGCGATGCTTTACCCATTGACTTGTAACCCGAATGACATGATGCAAACACTGAAACAAAACCGCGAATGGTTGATGTTTGGTGATATTCAAACTCGTGGTTACTACCCAAGTTACATGACTCGTAAATTTAAGGAGATGGGCGTAGAGCTCAACATCACTGAAGATGACAAAGAGTCACTCAAAGAAACCATCGACTTTGTTTCTTTCAGCTACTACATGACGGGTTGTGCGAGTGCCGATCCAGCTGAAGCAGCGAAAGCAGATGCAAACATGCTGCAAATGCTATCGAACCCTTATCTAAAAGCATCGGAATGGGGCTGGCAAATCGACCCTGTCGGTTTGCGCTACCTACTGAACTTCCTCTATGACCGTTACCAAAAACCACTATTTATTGTGGAAAACGGTTTAGGTGCAAAAGACGTGGTAAATGCAAATGGTGACATTGAAGATGATTACCGCATCGCTTACCTAAATGATCACTTATATCAAGTGGGTGAAGCGATTCAAGATGGTGTCGAAGTGATGGGGTACACCTCTTGGGGACCTATCGATTTAGTCAGCGCTTCTACTGCTCAATTATCAAAACGTTATGGTTTCATCTATGTCGATCGTAACGATGACAATGAAGGAACTTTGGCCCGCAAACCGAAGAAAAGTTTCTACTGGTACAAAGACGTGATTCAGTCTCGTGGCGCAAATTTAGCGGCACCTGAATAA
- a CDS encoding carbohydrate porin: MKSVTHRNSGRTIKPLCLAVLLALSGAANAEDLTVQQQIKQLQQQIQQAQDLLKQLAAQNPSAIDPKTAHTTPELDATQSVAQTVADDGKQNKADLPTYTKQVPVESGFTFTGYFRGGWATGGEGSPESYAIGSLGRFGNEFGGWYDLNLNQRVYQENGREVSAHIQLDGNETQSRTSGLFGEDDSYLQFSELYVRTKGFIPGAPDAEFWVGRHAIPVYEIQMLDWKGYKAASAAGVGFDKLALGKGNVSIALLREDFDYLTKTRTDSDVDMNSNTLDVRYKNIPVTDGLTLELDGKYQFANKSSSVDDAEDSSDYYKIKDAYMLGARLHQAYGDGGFDDISLQYANNSFASNFANISGANADYGHGTNSYYGHHTDGYAFRVMTQGENYFFDKNMIMAHAFVYAQGDDLYDYQLNDDHMDFKSMRAVVRPAYIWDQYNQTGVELGYFTQTNTIDSKDYDESGYKATLFHSFKVATSMLQSRPEIRFYSTYIKAEDNDITDFTFDSNRKDQWSFGVQAELWWL; the protein is encoded by the coding sequence ATGAAAAGCGTGACTCATAGAAACAGTGGTAGAACAATTAAACCCCTATGTCTTGCTGTATTATTAGCGTTGAGTGGGGCTGCAAATGCAGAAGATCTAACTGTTCAACAGCAGATCAAACAATTGCAGCAACAAATACAGCAAGCTCAGGATTTACTCAAACAACTCGCCGCACAAAATCCAAGTGCGATAGACCCTAAAACAGCGCATACCACACCGGAATTGGATGCCACTCAATCTGTCGCACAGACGGTTGCAGATGATGGTAAACAGAACAAAGCAGATTTGCCTACCTATACCAAACAAGTTCCTGTGGAGAGTGGTTTTACTTTCACCGGTTATTTCCGTGGTGGCTGGGCTACCGGGGGAGAAGGTTCTCCTGAGTCTTATGCCATTGGTTCATTGGGTCGTTTTGGTAACGAATTCGGTGGTTGGTACGATCTGAACTTGAATCAGCGTGTATATCAGGAAAATGGCCGTGAGGTCAGTGCACATATTCAATTGGATGGTAACGAAACACAAAGTCGTACATCAGGCTTATTTGGTGAAGATGACAGTTATCTGCAATTCTCTGAGTTGTATGTTCGTACCAAAGGTTTTATCCCTGGTGCGCCTGATGCTGAATTTTGGGTCGGTCGTCATGCCATTCCTGTGTATGAAATTCAAATGCTGGACTGGAAAGGATACAAAGCTGCTTCTGCTGCAGGGGTTGGTTTTGACAAGCTTGCGTTGGGTAAAGGGAACGTGAGTATCGCTTTGCTGCGTGAAGACTTTGACTATCTGACTAAAACCAGAACCGATAGTGATGTTGATATGAACAGCAACACTTTGGATGTTCGTTATAAGAACATTCCAGTAACGGATGGTTTAACTCTTGAGTTGGATGGTAAATACCAGTTTGCAAATAAATCTTCTAGTGTCGATGATGCCGAAGACTCAAGTGATTACTACAAGATTAAAGACGCTTACATGCTAGGTGCTCGCTTGCATCAAGCTTATGGTGACGGTGGCTTTGACGATATTAGCTTGCAGTATGCGAATAACTCATTTGCGAGTAACTTTGCCAACATCAGTGGTGCAAACGCCGATTATGGTCATGGGACCAACTCTTACTATGGTCACCACACCGATGGTTATGCATTCCGTGTGATGACTCAAGGTGAGAACTACTTCTTTGATAAGAACATGATCATGGCGCACGCGTTTGTCTATGCACAAGGTGATGATCTGTATGACTATCAACTTAATGATGATCATATGGACTTTAAATCAATGCGTGCAGTGGTTCGTCCTGCCTATATTTGGGACCAATACAACCAGACCGGTGTTGAGCTAGGTTACTTTACTCAAACCAACACGATTGATTCGAAAGACTACGATGAGAGCGGCTATAAAGCGACGCTGTTCCACAGCTTTAAAGTGGCAACGAGTATGCTGCAATCTCGTCCAGAAATTCGTTTCTACAGCACCTACATTAAAGCCGAAGACAATGATATTACTGATTTCACCTTCGATAGTAATCGTAAAGATCAATGGAGCTTTGGTGTTCAAGCCGAACTGTGGTGGCTGTAA
- a CDS encoding carboxylesterase/lipase family protein: protein MKQKLLSRCIVGLLCSLGSYAVFAGPVVQTAAGEVEGVSANKIDSFKGIPFAKPPVGELRWRAPQPVSPWKGVFQANQYGHDCMQKPFPSDAAPLGTTPAEDCLVLNVWKPTQASEQLRPVMVWIYGGGFVNGGASPAVYDASEFAQQGIVAVSFNYRLGRFGFFAHPALVAEGKLHPQEALGNYGFMDQIAALKWVKENIKQFGGDPEKVTIVGESAGGFSNHVLLNSPLAKGLFSQAIIQSGLGRQWENSKRLDAPLTDVAHSAQANGVAFAEKWHIKGDDSKALAQLRALPASSVVDDMNMMNMNNPTYSGPMIDGKVMVKQPQSYYSAGQNLDVPIMVGANNADIGFAPVVKTTQEALAAFGSDHYQAALAAYESNGIKAPQAIAQALASDKLMVEPARYVAQQAANQGGRAYLYRFSYVADEMKSQWPGAFHATDIPYTFNTVKAKYGDQLTANDQAMAKMVNHYWVNFIKTGSPNSADLPTWDAFDPNIDNLMVFSGKGVKQTQMMIDPWKARLDLVQAIQP, encoded by the coding sequence ATGAAACAGAAGTTGCTCAGTCGTTGTATTGTCGGTTTGTTATGTTCACTTGGTAGCTATGCCGTATTCGCGGGGCCAGTGGTCCAGACCGCTGCTGGCGAAGTTGAAGGTGTTAGCGCGAATAAAATCGATTCGTTTAAGGGAATTCCGTTTGCTAAGCCGCCAGTGGGCGAATTACGTTGGCGTGCACCACAACCTGTTTCGCCTTGGAAAGGTGTTTTTCAAGCTAATCAATATGGTCATGACTGTATGCAAAAGCCTTTTCCAAGCGATGCTGCGCCACTAGGTACAACACCAGCAGAGGATTGTTTGGTGCTTAATGTGTGGAAACCCACTCAAGCTTCAGAGCAATTACGACCTGTCATGGTGTGGATTTATGGTGGTGGTTTTGTCAATGGTGGGGCATCTCCTGCTGTTTACGATGCCAGTGAGTTTGCTCAACAAGGGATTGTGGCGGTGAGCTTTAACTATCGCCTCGGACGATTTGGCTTTTTTGCACACCCGGCATTGGTGGCCGAAGGGAAACTGCATCCGCAAGAAGCTTTAGGCAACTATGGTTTTATGGATCAAATTGCCGCGCTTAAATGGGTGAAAGAGAACATTAAGCAGTTTGGTGGCGACCCTGAGAAAGTAACTATTGTGGGGGAATCTGCTGGTGGTTTTTCTAATCATGTCTTACTCAATTCTCCTTTAGCGAAGGGATTATTTAGCCAAGCCATTATTCAATCCGGTTTGGGTCGACAATGGGAAAATTCGAAACGCCTAGATGCTCCTTTAACCGATGTTGCTCACTCTGCTCAAGCCAATGGTGTCGCTTTTGCTGAGAAATGGCACATCAAAGGGGACGACAGTAAGGCACTGGCTCAGTTGCGAGCTTTACCCGCATCAAGCGTGGTGGATGACATGAACATGATGAACATGAACAATCCCACATATTCAGGTCCAATGATTGATGGCAAAGTGATGGTTAAGCAGCCGCAGTCCTATTATTCAGCGGGTCAAAATTTGGATGTGCCGATTATGGTCGGCGCGAACAATGCGGATATCGGCTTTGCTCCAGTCGTGAAAACCACGCAAGAAGCACTCGCTGCTTTTGGCTCAGACCACTATCAAGCTGCCCTCGCTGCTTATGAATCCAATGGAATCAAAGCACCACAGGCGATAGCTCAAGCATTAGCGAGCGACAAATTGATGGTTGAACCTGCTCGTTACGTCGCTCAGCAGGCCGCGAATCAAGGTGGTCGTGCCTATCTTTATCGTTTCTCTTATGTCGCAGACGAGATGAAGTCACAGTGGCCAGGGGCGTTTCATGCCACCGATATCCCTTATACATTCAATACAGTGAAAGCGAAATATGGTGATCAACTGACCGCGAACGACCAAGCGATGGCGAAAATGGTGAATCACTACTGGGTTAATTTTATAAAAACCGGTTCACCCAATAGTGCCGATCTCCCTACGTGGGATGCTTTCGATCCTAATATCGATAATTTAATGGTCTTTTCAGGTAAAGGTGTTAAGCAGACTCAAATGATGATTGACCCTTGGAAAGCGCGTCTAGATTTGGTGCAAGCGATTCAGCCATAA
- a CDS encoding CNNM domain-containing protein, with amino-acid sequence MFLLTVYISVAIGVSFICSVLEAVLLCITPSYIAQLRQKGDPAAQRLTDLKADIDRPLASILTLNTIAHTIGAASAGAQAAVVFGSEWLGVFSAALTFGILVLSEILPKTIGASYWRELAPTTARILKWMVWFLTPFVWFSQQITSRLSRKAEHPKYREEMSAMALLANESGEMDEGESRILNNLLALQSVPITHVITPRTVLFRVNESLTIDEFLKLHKDTPFSRPLVYSETRENIVGFVHRLELFKLQQSGLGGKTLGSVMRPIYTVLKTFSLPKTFEQMIKRRQQLSLVVDEYGTVVGIVTVEDIFEYLLGEEIVDEADNTMDMQKLASEKWEAWKKTHGVIESRDDEPEAEPATDKTKPEKPKQPILEGSDESP; translated from the coding sequence ATGTTTCTGCTTACCGTCTACATTAGTGTAGCGATTGGCGTTTCATTCATCTGTTCGGTACTTGAAGCCGTTCTACTTTGTATTACCCCAAGCTACATTGCCCAGCTACGTCAAAAAGGCGACCCAGCTGCCCAGCGCCTTACCGATCTCAAAGCGGACATTGACCGTCCACTTGCATCGATTTTAACGCTCAATACCATAGCCCACACCATAGGTGCAGCCAGTGCAGGCGCGCAAGCTGCAGTGGTATTTGGCAGTGAATGGTTAGGTGTGTTTTCTGCTGCCCTCACTTTTGGTATTTTGGTGCTGTCTGAAATATTGCCAAAAACCATCGGTGCCTCATATTGGCGCGAACTCGCTCCAACAACCGCTCGAATTCTCAAATGGATGGTGTGGTTTCTTACCCCATTTGTTTGGTTCTCACAGCAGATCACCAGCCGCTTATCACGTAAAGCGGAACATCCTAAATACCGTGAAGAGATGTCCGCTATGGCGTTACTCGCCAACGAAAGTGGTGAAATGGATGAAGGTGAGTCTCGTATTCTTAATAACTTGCTTGCGCTACAGAGCGTGCCAATTACTCATGTGATCACGCCAAGAACGGTACTGTTTCGAGTTAATGAATCCCTAACCATTGATGAGTTTCTTAAACTCCACAAAGACACCCCGTTCTCAAGGCCCTTGGTTTATAGCGAAACACGCGAAAACATCGTTGGTTTTGTCCATCGCTTAGAGCTGTTTAAACTGCAACAATCAGGGCTTGGCGGTAAAACTTTAGGTTCGGTGATGCGCCCTATCTATACGGTGCTAAAAACCTTCAGCTTGCCAAAAACCTTCGAGCAAATGATCAAACGCCGTCAGCAGCTCTCTTTAGTTGTCGATGAATACGGGACAGTGGTCGGGATTGTGACCGTAGAAGATATCTTCGAATACTTACTCGGTGAAGAGATTGTCGATGAAGCCGACAACACCATGGATATGCAAAAGCTCGCCTCAGAAAAATGGGAAGCGTGGAAGAAAACTCACGGCGTGATTGAAAGTCGTGACGATGAACCAGAAGCCGAGCCAGCTACAGATAAAACCAAACCTGAGAAACCAAAACAGCCGATATTGGAAGGCAGTGACGAGAGTCCATAA
- the hupA gene encoding nucleoid-associated protein HU-alpha, translating into MNKTQLIDFIAEKADLSKAQAKAALEATLGAVEGALKEGDQVQLIGFGTFKVNHRAARTGRNPKTGDEIQIAAANVPAFVAGKALKDSVK; encoded by the coding sequence ATGAACAAGACCCAATTGATCGACTTTATCGCAGAGAAAGCTGACCTATCAAAAGCTCAAGCTAAAGCTGCTCTTGAAGCTACTCTAGGTGCGGTAGAAGGCGCGCTAAAAGAGGGTGACCAAGTTCAACTAATTGGTTTTGGTACATTTAAAGTAAATCATCGTGCAGCTCGCACTGGCCGTAACCCTAAAACTGGTGACGAGATCCAAATCGCAGCAGCAAATGTACCAGCATTCGTCGCTGGTAAAGCTCTGAAAGATTCAGTGAAATAA
- a CDS encoding DUF1481 domain-containing protein — MKLRIVPFLLAAVLAGCSSSIPTPKLVNTHHYTGGERIGDEARYYWFTEKNNVPEQASDYVVAGAYNWYKTTYRWEDGFVREISRVGERLQNEEVAPFETLLRFDSHGEAIYQRYRLDGKVLPLSTEQIDQYVKQARYATKVTQDQQKQGLELIQGVWNGQEFESCNDTKYQKLQFNDTLPSLVINRLASLDSYIAFIGKVNKDTVYIDTLLTLAEGSHDCMQAPDLLAK, encoded by the coding sequence ATGAAGTTACGTATCGTTCCTTTTCTTCTGGCCGCTGTTCTTGCTGGCTGTTCTTCTTCTATTCCAACGCCTAAATTGGTGAATACCCATCATTACACTGGTGGTGAACGCATTGGTGATGAAGCGCGTTATTATTGGTTTACTGAGAAAAACAACGTACCAGAGCAAGCATCGGATTACGTGGTCGCAGGCGCTTATAACTGGTACAAAACCACCTATCGTTGGGAAGATGGTTTTGTACGAGAAATTTCTCGCGTAGGGGAACGCCTACAAAATGAGGAAGTTGCCCCCTTTGAAACCTTGCTGCGTTTTGATAGCCATGGGGAAGCCATCTATCAACGTTATCGACTGGACGGTAAGGTGCTGCCTTTGTCGACCGAGCAGATCGATCAATACGTCAAACAAGCGCGTTATGCCACTAAAGTGACTCAAGATCAGCAGAAACAAGGTTTGGAGTTGATTCAAGGTGTTTGGAATGGGCAGGAGTTCGAGAGCTGCAACGATACCAAATATCAAAAACTGCAATTTAATGACACCTTGCCGAGTTTGGTTATTAACCGCTTAGCGTCCTTAGATAGTTATATCGCGTTTATCGGTAAAGTGAACAAAGACACCGTCTACATCGATACGCTGCTGACGTTAGCCGAAGGTTCTCACGACTGTATGCAAGCCCCCGATTTATTGGCTAAGTAA
- the purD gene encoding phosphoribosylamine--glycine ligase, with product MNVLVIGSGGREHALGWKVAQNPDVAKVFIAPGNAGTALEPKLENVNIAVEDIAGLVAFAKDNAIELTIVGPEVPLVIGVVDAFREANLPIFGPTKGAAQLEGSKAFTKDFLARHNIPTAAYANFTDMDAALAYVREQGAPIVVKADGLAAGKGVIVAMTLEEAEDAIKDMLAGNAFGDAGSRVVIEEFLDGEEASFIVMVDGKNVLPMATSQDHKRVGDKDTGPNTGGMGAYSPAPVVTPDIHNRIMEEVIYPTVRGMEAEGHPYTGFLYAGLMIDSEGTPKVIEYNCRFGDPETQPIMMRMQSDLVELCQAALEGKLDQVESKWDPRASIGIVLAAGGYPGDYNKGDVITLPTAEAEGQKIFHAGTSEKQGNVVTNGGRVLCATALGNTVSEAQQRAYALAKQVSWNGMFYRNDIGYRAIAREQAEK from the coding sequence ATGAATGTATTGGTAATCGGTTCCGGTGGTCGTGAACACGCTCTAGGTTGGAAAGTTGCACAAAACCCTGATGTAGCAAAAGTTTTTATTGCTCCAGGTAATGCAGGTACCGCTCTAGAACCAAAACTAGAAAACGTGAATATCGCTGTTGAAGATATTGCAGGCTTAGTTGCTTTTGCGAAAGATAATGCGATTGAACTGACTATTGTCGGCCCAGAAGTCCCACTAGTTATTGGTGTGGTTGACGCGTTCCGTGAAGCTAATCTGCCAATCTTTGGCCCAACCAAAGGCGCTGCGCAGCTTGAAGGCTCAAAAGCGTTTACGAAAGATTTCCTTGCGCGCCACAACATTCCAACGGCGGCTTACGCGAACTTCACTGATATGGACGCAGCGCTTGCTTACGTTCGTGAACAAGGTGCACCAATCGTAGTTAAAGCTGACGGTCTTGCTGCAGGTAAAGGCGTTATCGTTGCGATGACTCTTGAAGAAGCAGAAGACGCGATCAAAGACATGCTAGCAGGCAATGCCTTTGGCGATGCAGGTAGCCGCGTGGTTATCGAAGAGTTCCTTGATGGCGAAGAAGCCAGCTTCATCGTGATGGTTGACGGTAAAAACGTTCTGCCTATGGCAACTAGCCAAGACCACAAACGTGTTGGTGACAAGGATACTGGCCCTAACACTGGCGGTATGGGTGCTTACTCTCCAGCACCTGTAGTGACTCCAGACATCCATAATCGCATTATGGAAGAAGTGATCTACCCTACTGTGCGCGGTATGGAAGCAGAAGGTCACCCTTACACTGGTTTCCTATACGCAGGTCTGATGATCGACAGCGAAGGCACACCAAAAGTGATCGAGTACAACTGCCGCTTTGGTGATCCAGAAACTCAACCTATCATGATGCGCATGCAATCAGATTTGGTTGAACTTTGCCAAGCAGCGCTAGAAGGCAAGCTAGACCAAGTAGAATCGAAATGGGATCCTCGTGCGTCTATCGGTATCGTTCTAGCGGCGGGTGGTTACCCTGGCGACTACAACAAAGGCGACGTAATCACTCTACCTACAGCTGAAGCTGAAGGTCAAAAAATCTTCCACGCAGGTACTTCTGAAAAACAAGGCAACGTTGTGACTAACGGTGGTCGTGTACTGTGTGCAACCGCACTAGGCAACACGGTTTCTGAAGCACAGCAACGTGCTTATGCGCTTGCTAAACAAGTCAGCTGGAACGGCATGTTCTACCGCAACGACATCGGCTACCGTGCGATTGCTCGTGAACAAGCAGAAAAATAA